A region of the Kaistia geumhonensis genome:
ACGAGGACGACGCCGTCCATTGTGGTCATTGATTTCTCGTTCTGATGAAACCGGGTCGAAAGTGACCTGGCCATCAGCCGACGACTGATGGCCGACTGGAACCGCCCTCTTGCATACAACATCGGCCGTTGTGCCCGGTTGCCTGACGACCGGCTGAATCTCGGCGCCGAGCATCTCGGTCGGGGCGTCGAACCGCGATGCGCCCCTTCACCTTTGCCGGAAGTGCCCGGTTCAAGGCGGGATGACCAATTCCGCGACGATCTGCCGGGCCCCGCCGCTCGCTCGTCTTCAGATTTGGCGTACAAATGCTCCCCGAAAACTGCGATCGCGGGTGAATCCTTGTTATATATAGGTAATTTCTTCTTTTTGACAGCGAAGTCGAGGCGCGATCCGGAGCTTTGATGATCTGGATGCCTCCACCGAAAGAATTGACCGCTGCTGACCATAAATTGACTCACGTCAATGATGATTTGTCTGTCATGAAGCGATTGCTGCGACATGGGCTATGGCGGATCGAAAGCCGAGGTGATGCCATGCGCACGACTGCCTGCGGAGACTGCACGCGGCTGGACGAGGCCGATCACCGGATCGCCAACCACCTGGCGATGCTGGCCAGCTATGTCCGCCTGAAGGGAAACGAGTTGGCGAAGCGACCGGCGCAGCCCGATCTGGAGTCGGTCCGGCTCCTCCTGGAGGGGATCTGCGTGCAGATTCAGGCCGTCTCCAACCTTCATCGCGAACTCGCCGCCAGTCGACAGGAATCGACGGCGGAACTCGGCCAACACCTGCACGAACTTTGCGTCTCGTTCGGTTCGGCCTTGTTCGGCGGGGTGGAGATCATCGAAGACATCGAGCCCGGCATCCACGTGTCCGCAGAGCAGATCCTGCCGCTGACGCAGATCTTCGCCGAAGTGGTCACCAACGCGATCAAGCACGGACAGTCCGCTTCCGCTCCCAGTGCCGGCCAGATTCGCGTCCGATGCCGCCGGGAGGCTGGCGATTCCGTGCTGCTCGAAATCTCCGACAGCGGGCCGGGGCTTCCCGAGGGGTTCGATCCAAAAGGCAGTGCCGGCCTCGGCTTTCGTCTTGTCAGGGCGCTTGGCGAACAGGTCGGCGGCGTCGTGGCGTTCGAAAGCGGAACCGCCGGGCTCCGGTTCCGGCTGGTCCTCCAGCCTGCCGCACCGCCGGACCGTCGAGAGACGACCGAAAGTCAGAACGCCACAGCGCGCGCTGCGGTCGCGCAATCCGGCAATGAGCAAGAGACTGACCTGTCCGCTTATCCCGCGGACGTTCGTTCTTTCGATTCCAGAGCATCGCCAGAGGAGGGATTGTAATGTCTTTGATCCTGATCGTCCTGATTCTTGTTCTCGTCTTTGGAGGCGGAGGAGGATATTATGGCTATAGCCGCTATGGCGGTCGCGGCCTGGGGGGTGTCCTCGGCATCCTGCTGATCGTCCTGATCCTGGTCTGGCTGTTCGGAGGCGGCCGCATCTGAGCTGGTGCTGCACGGCCAAGGCCCGGGCCGCTCCCGAGGTCGCCGACGACGATCACGCCCCGGGCGATGCTTGAAGCCTGTTGCCGGGAGAACGGCGCCGGCACCCCGAACGCCGGGATCGTGTTGATCGGGCGGTCATAGACGAAGAAGTCGCCGATTCGCTGCCGGAGGCGAGGCCGGCCACAATTCCGGGTTTCACGTCGTCTTCCGGACGCGGCCGCTGCGCCTTCGAGCGAGAAACCGGATCCGGGACCCCTGACGGGACACCGAGGTCCAGCGGCGGCACGGCCTTACCCGGACCTGCATGTCCGGAGCAAAAGCTCATGCGATTGCTCTCGGGGAGCGCGTTCGTCCTGGGATGAACAGCCGGGGGCGGTGGTGCGGGTGGTCGGAATCGAACCGACACTCCTCTCGGAACCGGATTTTGAGTCCGGCGCGTCTACCAGTTCCACCACACCCGCATTGCGCCGCCAATACCAGACGCCACTCTCTGCACCTATACTGCGCCCGAAGCAGAATCAAGCGCGGTCGTGAGAACTCTTGCTTGTCCAAGCCACTGACATCGCGGCCAATTCAACAGGCGAAAGAATTCTCGGATCGTCCCGTGGACCCCATGGAGAGACTGCCGCGCCGTCCAATTTCGTCGCGCCTGCGGGCACCCGGGCTACGGCTCGCGGAGCCTGTCCGGACCGGACCGCCGCTCCGATACCGCAGGCCTGCCCTGCCAGGATATCCAGACGATCCCGGCGTCCCGGCATACGAAGGTTCACTCGGCCGAACCTACAGGAGCATATCCGCGCGGGTTCGCGCATGGGACTCTGCCGGCCTCGGCTGCGCCATGGATGCCGCGCAGCCCAACCCGGAGGTCGGGCCATGCTGGTCACTGTCTATGTCGCGGTCGGGGGCGCGCTCGGATCGGCGCTGCGCTACAGCCTCAACGCGTGGCTGACGCCCCTCATCGGCGACGCCCTGCCCTGGGGAACGATCCTCATCAACATCGCCGGTTCCTTCGTCATCGGGCTGTTCACGGCGCTCTTCGCAGGCGCCGGGGCATCGACGCCGATCGAGATGCGCCAGTTCGTGCTGGTCGGCCTCTGCGGCGGCTTCACCACCTTCTCCTCATTCAGCCTCCAGACCCTCACTCTGCTCGATGCCGGCGAGCCCGGTCGCGCGGTACTCAACATCGCCCTGTCGATGACGCTCTGCCTGATCGCCGTCGCGCTCGGCACCATCGTGCCGGGCGCCGTCGCCGCCCTGTCGCGGAGCGTCGGCGCGTGAGTGTCGCGCGGGGCGGATGCCCATATTCCGGCCGGTGTCCTGTAGTTTCCGCTCGAGGACCTGAGCGCGCCAGCCCATCCTCTGCCACCATGTCCGACGCAAGCCTTCAGACCCTTGTCGCTTAGGAGTTCGTCATGAAGATCGACCTGTCCGGAAAGACCGCGCTCGTCACCGGCTCGACCGCGGGCATCGGCTTCGCCATCGCGCGCGGTCTCCAGGAAGCGGGCGCCGCGGTCGTCATCAACGGCCGCAGCACCGCCAGCGTCGAGGCGGCGCTCGGCCGGCTCGGCGGCCCGGCGCGCGGCCGGGCGATCGATCTGGGAACCGCGGAGGGCGTCGACGCGCTGGCCGCTCTCGAGCCCCGCTTCGACATCGTCGTCAACAATCTCGGCATCTTCGAGCCGGTCGATTTCTTCGCCGCCGACGATGCGGTCTGGGACCGTCACTGGCAGGTCAACGTCATGTCCGGCATGCGTCTCGCACGGATCTATCTCCCCGGCATGGCGGAACGCGGCTGGGGACGGATGCTGTTCCTCTCCTCCGAATCCGCCTTCAACATACCGGTCGAGATGATCCACTACGGCGTCAGCAAGACGGCGGACGTCGCGCTTGCCCGCGGGCTCGCCAAGCGGATGGCCGGCACCGGCGTCACCGTGAATTCCATCCTGCCCGGCCCGACCCTTTCCGAAGGCGTCGCCGAAATGCTCAAGGCCGAGATGGCGGGCGGCAAGACGCTGGAGGAGGCCGGCGCCGATTTCGTCAGGACGCACCGGCCGACCTCGCTGCTCCGCCGGCCGGCGAGCGTCGAGGAAGTGGCGAACATGGCCGTCTATCTCGCCTCGCCGCTTGCGTCCGCAACGACCGGGGCGGCGCTGCGCGTCGATGGCGGAACGATCGACTTCATCAGCTGAAGCGGATGGGACCAGAAGCATCGAAACGCGCGTCCGGGCGGGCCGAGCCGACCGGACGCCTTGCTAGTCCCGCGCGATCGGGATGCGGACGACGAAGGTGCTGCCCGTGCCTTCCACCGAGCGGGCTTCCAGCGAGCCGCCATGCAGCTCGACGATCGAGCGGCAGATGGCGAGGCCGACGCCCATTCCGGACGCCTTTGTCGTGAAGAACGGTCGGAAGATCCGCGCCATCGTCTCCTCCGACATGCCGCAGCCGGCATCCTCGATCGTCACCTCGATCGCATCGTCGGTGGCCCTGGACCCGATGCGCAGCCGCCTCTCGGACTGGTCGCGGCCGGCCATGGCCTGGATGGCGTTGGTGATGATGTTGAAGAACACCTGCTGCAGCTGCGTCTCGTTCGCCATGATCGGACGCCGATCGCCGCCGAGCTCGAGGCGGAGTTCGGTCCCGCTCGCAGCGATGTCGGCGGCGGCGATCTTCAGCACCTCGTGAAGCACGTCGTCGATGACGACGAGGCCGAGCCGCGCCGGCTCCTGCTTCACCAGCGATCGCAGCGCGGCGATGATGTCGGCGGCGCGTCGTCCGGCCTCGCGGATGCTGCCGAGGCTGTTCGCCACCTCGCCGAGATCCGGCTCCTTGCGGTTCAGCCAGCGCAGGCCGGCATCCGCCTGCGCCACGAGGCTCGCCAGCGGCTGGTTGATCTCATGGGCGATCGACGTCGCGAGGCTGCCCATCGCCGTCATCTGGTTGGCGCGCGCCAGATCGCTGCGCGCCTCGCGCAGTTCGAACTCTGCCTGCGCGCGGCGCAGGTTCTCGTCCATCAGGTCGCCATAGAGCCGCGCGGCATCCAGCGAGATCGCCGCCTGCGGCGCGAGAACCTCCAGCATCGCCATGCGGCGCGGCGTGAAGACATCGGCGCTCAGCGCGTTTTCGAGATAGAGCACGCCGATGAGCTCGCCCCGCTTGACGAGCGGGATGCAGGCGAGCGAGCGGATGGCGCGTCCGCCCATCGAGAGGCCGCGCTGCGACGCCTCGACCGCCGCATCGGCGAGCGTCACCGGCCGCGCAGTCCTCAGAACGGTCTTCAGCACCGAGGCGGGCATCAGCTCTTCCGGCCTCGCCTTGGGCTGGAGCTCGATCTCGACCTCCTTGACGCGAACACGGGCCACCGCCTCGATGACCGCCTCGCCCTGCCGCAGCAGCACCAGCAGCCCGAATTGCGCACCCGCATGGACGACCATGCTCTTCATCAGCGAGCGGACGACCTGTTCGAGGCCGATCTCCTCGGCGAGCGCCTGCGAGGCGGCCGTCATGACGGAGAGGTCGAGTTCGTTCTGCAGCCGCTCCGGCGCCAGATGGACCGGATCGCGTCCGGCGGACGAGCCGATGTCGCCGCCGAGCGCCGCCGCCTTGGCATGGGCGCCCCATAGCCGGTAGTGGCGCATCGCCGCCGCGAGGCAGCCCTCCGCCGGCGCGCCGAGCTCGGCCGCGCGATAGAAGCCGGCCGCGAGTTCCTGTGCGAGCGCCTCGTCCTGGACGAACTTCGCCTGCGCCGCCGCCTTCGCGGCGCGGCCATAGAGTGCGATGGCCTCGCTCGCGCGGCCGGCGAGGCGGGCGGCCTCGGCCTCCAGCATCAGGTGCTTGGCCGAGAAGGTCTCCGGATTGAGGCGTGACCAGGCGGCGAACCGCTCGCGGGCCTCTGCCATCCGGCGGCCCTCGCCGGTATCCGGCGGCGTCAGGCGCGCCTCGGCGAGCGCCAGGAAGAAACAGTTGTTGGCGGTGTCGATATGGGCCGGCGCGGCCCATGCCATGGACTCGGCCCGTTCGAGGTCGGCCATGGCCGCTTCCAGGCTGCCGACGAAGAAGGATTGCAGGCCGGCATAGTGCTTCACCCAGAACTGGGTCGCGACCGAGGTCGTCTCCAGCTCCGGATCGGAGACGGTGGAGGCGATGTCGCCGGAACTCAGCGCGTCCACCAGATTGATCTGGGCGGTGAGGATCAGCTCGATGTCCCGGTAGCCGACTTCGCGGGTCATCGCGATGCTGTCGACGAGCTCCGTCCGGATGCGGTCGAGTGGATCGCCGACGACCAGCATGTCGGAGGCGATGTGGTTGCGGGCATAGCACGCCATGCCGAGGTCGCCCGCCGCCTGTCCGACCCGCGCGCCTTCGCGGGCATGGCCGAGCGCGGTCCGCATCGGCAGCGTCCAGGCGGCGACCTGGTCGAGGGCGATGAAGGCCGCGGTGCGCTGGGCTTCGTAGCCGTCGCGCTTGGCGAGCCTGGAGGCGGCCATGGAATAGGTCGCGCCGCTCTCATAGGCCCCGAAATAATGCGCGCCGAGGACGCCGAACCAGGCGAGGCCATAGGACGCTTCCGGGGTCGAGCCATGAGCCAGCGTCAGCTCGAGCATCTTGAGCACATGCAGGAAGCGCAACTCGCCCTCGACGAAGAAGGACGAGATGAGGGTCGAGAGCAGCGCGAGCGCCGATCGTGCGCGCGGGTCCGTCGCCTCGGGCAGCGCGATCAGCGCATCGATGCCGACGGCGTCGAGCTTTTCGAGGCAGGCGCGATAGTTCCTTTCCAGAGCGGCCGGACCGACCCGCGTCTCGAGGTCGATATCGAGCGCGCGCAGTCCATCGAGCGCGGCCTCGATGGCGAGCGGATAGGAGCTCTTGATCGTCCAGGCGATCGCCCGGAGGCGGCAGGTATCGGCGAAGGCGACGGCGTCGCCGGCGAGCCCCGACACCTCTGCGAGGGCCTCGAGCGCCTCGTCGACCCGGCCGAGCGCCAGCAGGCAGTCGCATTGCAACCACTCGGTCTCGAAGGCGAGGGGGGAGCGATCGCCGGGACCGGCGGCGGGCAGGATGCGGCGGATGAGTTCGACGAAATGCAGCGCCCGCCGCGCCTCGCCGGCCGACCGGCAGGTCCGCGCGGCGCGAAGCAGGATCGCGGCGAACGCGGGGCGTTCCTCTGCCGAAAGATCGCCGAGGTCGCAGCGCTCGATCTGCGAGGCGATCTCGAAGGCCCGGTCGGGATCGGGATTCAGATGGCCGGCGGCGAGGAGCCGGGCGTTGCCGAGATGCTCGCGTGCGCGGTGGGCCGGCGACATCGCCGCATAGGCCGCTTCCAGGACGCGGTCATGCGCGATGACGAACTCGCTGCCGGAGCGGCGGATCAGGCCGGCGGCGACGAGCGCCTGGGCGGCGCGGACGGTCTCCTCGACGCTGGCGCCGGACAGCGCCGCGGCGAACGCCGCCGTGGCCCGGCCGCCGAGGCTGGCGCAGCGTTGCAGGAAGCTCCGCTGCAAGGGCGGCAGGGCGTTGATGCGCTCGAGCATCAGGCCGGCGATCTCGTGCGGTTCCCGTCGCCGATGCTCGTTCCAGATCCACTCCTGCCGGTCGGCATCGAAATGCAGGACCTGCTGGTCGAGCGAGCGCTGCAGCAGCTGGCCGATATGGAACGGGTTGCCGCCCGTCTCGCGGTGGACCACGAAGGCGATCGGCCGGACCTCCTCGGGGCGACTCTTCAGCACGAACGCGACCAGCGCGTTGGTGTCGCGCTCCGTCAGCGGGCCGAGCTTCAGTTCGATGGCGAAGGCGGCCGAGTTCCGGGCGACCGAGAGGATGTCCCGGACCGCCTTGCGTCCCTCCGCCTCGGAGCGGTAGCTCGCGACGAGAAAGACATGGCGGGGTGGCTCCTCGCAGAGCTGGCGCAGGACGTTGAGGCTGCCCTGGTCGAACCATTGCAGGTCGTCGAGAAAGAGCACCAGCGGCGCATCCGCCGTCGCCAGCGCCGCGAGGCTCTCGGCGATGACGCGGGCGGACCGGGCCTGCGCCAGATGGGCGGGGACGTCGGCGATGGTCTGGCTCGATGGCGGAAGGATGGTCGCCTCGGGCACGAGGTCCGCAAGCACGCGCGCGCCGCCGACGACCCCGGCGAGCCGCGATCGCGCCGCTTCGAGCGCGCTCTCGTCGCCGGCCATGAGCTGTGCCAGCGCCGTGCGCAGCAGCTCCGCCATGGGCGCGAAAGGCGTGCCCTGGCGAAGCTCCACGCCCTTGCCGGAGGCGCAGATGGCGTCTCCGCGCCGCGCATCGTTGAGGAAGGTCTCGACGAGGACCGACTTGCCGGCGCCGGGCTCGCCGCTGACGAGGACGATCCGGCGCTGCGAAGACGCGAGAAAGGCGGCATAGAACTCGCCCATCGCCGCCAGCGGCTGGCTGCGGCCGACGAGATGCGCCGCATGCCGCGCCGGCTCGGCGAACTCGCCGCGCGCGAGCTCGAAGGTCTCCGCCTCTCCCGTCGCCGCGACCGACCGCGCGACGCGGGTCAGGTCGGCCTCGAGCGCCCGCGCGGTCTGGTAGCGGGCTCTCGGGTCCTTGGCGAGGAGGCGGTGCAGGATGGCATCGACGATCTCGGGGACATCAGGCCGCGCCAGCCGCGCCGAAGGCGCCTCCACGGCGACATGGGCGTGCAGCCAGCCGGGGAGGTCATCGGCCGAAAGCGGCGTCGAGCCGGTCAGGAGTTCGTGCAGCAGGACGCCGAGGGCGTAGAGATCGCTCCGCGCGTCGGCGGGGGAGGCGTCCGGGCGGATGAGTTCCGGAGCGGCATAGGGGAGGTCCGCGTCGGCAACGCGCCGATCCTCCGATGCGCCGAACTCGGCCGCGGCCATCCACGCGAAGCCGATGAAGCGGGATTGTCCATCTGGACCAATGAGGATGCGGTCCGGCGAAAGTCGTCCATGGATGACGCTGGCGGCATGCAGCCGCGCGAGAGCGCCCGCTACGGCGGCGGCGCGGTCGAGGAAGGCTGCGATCGCCATCGGTCGGCCGGCGAACTCGGCGAGGCTCCGTCCGGTACGGGCGGGATAGACGAGGGCGAGGCGGTCCTCTTCGCCGATGAAGAGCGGCGGCTCTGCGAGCGTGTCGCCGAGCGTCAGGGCGAGCCCGGCCTCGAATTGCAGGCGGCTCGCCGCCGGCGTGTTCCAGTCGGCGAGGCGGATGCGCCAGTCGCGTCCTTCGGCGTCCCTCGCCAGACAGTCGTCGATCCCCGTCTCGGTCGACCGCTCGCTGATGGCAAGCGACGACAACCAGTCGGCGTCCTTCGATCCGAGGCGGCTCGCGAGCTGGTTGCTCAGGAGATAGGGCGATTGCGGTGCGGCGACGACGTGCTCGCGGGAGACATCGCTCACATGACTGCTGGAGTGCATGGTCGCCTCTTGTTGCGCTTTGCCGGCCGGGGACGGGGGACTGCCGACGCTGAAGACGCAGTCTTGCCCCAGGCGGGTGGATTCGTCTTTGCCAGAAACGCTGTTGTTTTTGCCGGAATTGATGCATTGATCGGCGGGGCATGACGCTGCCCAATCGGCGGGCATGCGAAAAGATCGCCCACGGACAAGGATCCCGAGATGGCGGGCCTGCACGAATTCGGCCGCAGGAAGTTCCCGAGAGGCGAGGTCGTGCTGTCTTCGGCGCGACGAAACTGGACCGGCATGGCCGCCGAGATCCGCAATCATCCGGCCGGCGAGATTCCGCCGCCGGTTCCCCAGCAGATGGAGATCACGCTCGCCCTCACCGGGTCCAGGGTCGGGACCGTCGAGCGGCGCGGCGGCGGCGAGTTCCAGGCGACGATCGCCCGGCCCGGCACACTCTGGCTCTGCCCGATCGGGCTGGTCGAGGATTCGATCCGCATCACGGACGATCTCAGCCATATCCTGCACATCTATATCGGCCGCGACGTTTTCGAGGATATCTCGCAATCGACCTCGCGCCCGGTCTCGCCGGAGAGCGTCGCCTACAGGGCCGATCTCGACGATGCCTTCCTGCGGCAGATGGCCTACCGGATCGGTGCCGAGCTGGAGGAGGAGACATCCGTCGGCCGCTTCCTGGTCGATGGCCTCGCGCGCGCCATGGCGGCGCATCTGGTCGCCAATCATATCGGCGAATTGCCGAAGGACAGCGCCGCGTCATCGATCGAGCATGCGAAGCTCCGCCGCGTCATCGACTACATCAACGACAATCTCGGGGAAGACATTTCGGTCGCCGAGCTCTCGGACATCGCCTGTCTCAGCCATCATCACTTCGCGCGTGCCTTCCGGTCGGCCATCGGCGTGCCGCCGCATCGCTTCATCAGTTCGCTGCGGCTGCAACGCGCGCAGGATCTTCTGGCCAATACCAGGGCGAGCCTCGCCGAGGTCGCATTTGCCTGCCGGTTCTCGTCGCAGTCGACCTTCACCCGCGCCTTCCGCAAGCATGTCGGCGTTTCGCCGGGTGAATACAGGCGCAAGGCCGGCACCTAGGCCGATCCATCCACCGGCCGGGGAATGAATCTGCCAGGTACCGGACCTTGCGGTTCGGGCAGGCCATATGGGCGGCCCGCCGTCGCGTCGTCCCGCGTCAGGCCTTCACGAAGGCCAGCAGGTCGGGGTTGATGACGTCGGCATGGGTGGTCAGCATGCCGTGCGGGAAGCCCGGATAGATCTTCAGCGTGCTGTCCTTGATCAGCTTCGCCTGCAGCAGGGCCGCATCCTTGTAGGGAACGACCTGGTCGTCGTCGCCCTGCAGGACGAGGGTCGGCACGGTGATCGCCTTGAGGTCGTCCGTCTGGTCCGTCTCGGAGAAGGCCTTGATGCCTTCGTACTGGGCGATGGCGCCGCCCATCATGCCCTGCCGCCACCAGTTGTCGATGACGCCCTGCGAGACCTTGGCGCCCGGCCGGTTGAAGCCATAGAACGGGCCCGAGGCGACATCGAGATAGAACTGGGCGCGGTTGGCGGCCAGCGCCGAGCGGAAGCCGTCGAAGACGGCGATCGGCGTGCCTTCGGGATTGCTGGCGGTCTTCACCATCAGCGGCGGAATGGCGGAGACGAGCACGGCCTTGGCGACCCGCCCCTGCGGCTGCCCGAAGCGGGCGACATAGCGCGCCACCTCGCCGCCGCCGGTCGAATGGCCGATATGGACGGCGTTGCGGAGGTCGAGATGCTCGACGACGGCCGAGGCGTCGGCGGCGTATTGCTCGATCGTGTTGCCGCTGTCGACCTGCGAGGAGCGGCCATGACCGCGGCGGTCATGGGCGACCACGCGGTAGCCCTTCGACAGGAAGAACAGCATCTGCGCGTCCCAGTCGTCGGCCGAGAGCGGCCAGCCGTGATGGAAGTGGATCGGCTGGGCGTCCTTCGGACCCCAGTCCTTGTAGAAGATCTCGGTGCCGTCCTTCGTCTTCACAAAGCCGCTGCTCATTCTCGTCTCTCCGTCCTTGGGTGCCGCGCCGGAACTGGCGCCTGGATTGCCTGCAACGGCGCTTGCCGGGAGGATCGTCGTTGCCGCGAGGCCCGCGGCAATGCCGAACACGCCCCGGCGCGTCATCGGGAGATGCCCCGTCCGGATCGCGGCAGGCCCCTCCGAACGGTGTGTCGTGTCGGGTGCCCGTCCGGGGACGATCGGGAACATGCCCATGGCCGTGATCTCCTGCGTGCCGTTGCCTACGAGACAGAGGCTAGAGGTCGGCACCCGCGGGATGAATCGTACGGGCGGATCGGCGGCGCATACGTTGGTATGCCGCGGGTGCGGTTCCGTATCGCCCATGAGCGGCAGGCGTGCGCGGCCTGGCGCCGTGCGGCCGGCGGAGGTGGAGAAGGCTGCGCAAATGGCGGGCGCGGCCGATCCGGCCGTCCCGTCGGGACGTGATCGCGAAGGGGGAGATCAGTGCGGCGCGCTGCCCAGCGCGCGCTCGACATGAGCGGCGATCTCGTTGCCGTCGAACGGCTTGGAGAGGATCGCGACGGCGCCGCGCTCGATCACGCGGGCCTCGACGGCCTTTTCGGGAAAGGCGGTGATGAAGATCATCGGCACGGTGTCGCCGTCGGCCACGAGCTGGTCCTGAAGGTCCGGTCCCGACATCTGCGGCATCTGCACGTCGCTGATGATGCAATCGGGCTCGTGGCGCTCCGGCGCATGCAGGAAGGCCATGGCCGAGGGAAAGAGCATGACCTCGTAGCCGAAGGACCGGAGCAGGCTCTGCAGGGCGAGCCGCACGGACGCATCATCGTCGATGACGGCTATCACACTGGATGCATTCACAATATTCGTCCCAAGCCGTCGCCGCCATCCTGAAGATAGCGTGTCGCAGCGTCCGCGTGCAGATATACGGACGTTTGCCTGCTCATCCGCGCCCCGACATGCCGAGATCGCTCGCCGCGCGGACGAGATCCGCAAGGGTCCGCGTCTCCATCTTCTTCATCATCCTGCCGCGGTGGATCTTCACCGTGATCTCGCTCAAGTCGAGTTCGCCGGCGATCTGCTTGTTCATCAGGCCGGCGACCACCAGCGCCATCACCTCCTTCTCGCGGGCGGTGAGGCTCTCGAATCGGCGGCGCAGGTCGAGGAGCTGGCGGTCGTTGCCGCGCCGCTGCCGGTCGCGCTCGATGGCGGCGGTGACCGCGTCGAGCAGATCCTGATCGCGGAACGGCTTGGTGAGGAAGTCGACGGCGCCGGCCTTCATCGCCCGAACGGACATCGGGATGTCGCCGTGGCCGGTCATGAAGATGACGGGGATATGATTGCCCGAGCGCGCGAGCAGGGCCTGGAAGTCGAGGCCGCTGACCTCCGGCATGCGGATGTCGAGAACGATGCAGCTCGGCGCATTGGCGAAGGGCTGGGCGAGAAGCTGCGGCGCCGAGGCGAAGGTCGCGACCTCCATGCCCACGGAGCGCAGGAGGCTGCTCAGGGCGTCGCGGAGCGAGGGGTCGTCATCCACGACATAGACGATGGGTTCCTGCGTCGCTGCGCGCCGCCCGTCCGACATCGTGTTCATCCGTTGCTCCTTTCGTCATGATCGAGCGGCAGCATTATCCGGAAGAGGGCGCCACGGCTTTCGATCTGGACCGGCGAAATCGTGCCGCCATGCGCCTCGACGATGGTGCGGCAGATGGAGAGGCCCATGCCCATGCCGGTCGGCTTGGTCGTGACGAAGGCCTCGAACAGGCGGCCGGAGACTTCGGGAGAGATGCCCTTTCCGCTGTCGGCGACCTCGACGATCGCGCTCCTGCCGTCGCTTCGGGACGCGATGCGGATCCAGCCGTCCGCATCCTCGATGGACTGGATGGCGTTGACGATCAGATTGATGAGCACCTGCTGGATCTGCACCCGGTTGCCGTGCAGCGGCGGCAGATCGGCCGCGAGGTCGGTCTCGATCCGCACGCCGTGGATCGTCAGTTCGCTGCGCAGGAGATGCACGGTCGCTTCGATCGTGTCGTTCATGTCGAAGTCGTGATGCTCGACAGTCGCGCCGCGGCCGGTCAGCCGGCGGATATGGGTCACCACCTCGCTCGCGCGCCGGCCGTCGGCGATCATCCGGTTCACGGCCTGGTCGACCTCGACGAGATTGGGCGGCTCGCGCCGCATCCAGCGCAGCGCCGCCTCGCCATTCGCCACCACGCCGGCCAGCGGCTGGTTCACCTCATGCGCGATCGACGCCGTGAGTTCGCCGAGGGTGGCGAGCCGCGAGACGCGTGCGAGTTCCTGCTGCGCCCTGTGAAGGGCGAGCTCGGCGTCGCGCTCCGCGGTTTCGTCCCGCACCGCGCCGGTGCGCATCACCCTGCCCGAGCGGCTCACCGACTGTTCGGTGACCATATGGAGGTGGCGCACGGACTGGTCCGGCATCGTCAGGCGGAAGAGAAGATCGAACACCTCGGGCGATTCATGGGAGGCTGCGATCCGCGCGATGGTCTCCGCGCGGTCGTCGGGATGGAGGCGCGCCTCGAACATCGCGCGGGTCGGCGGCGCATCCGCCGGATAGCCGAAAATGCGGGCGGTCTCGGCGGACCAGCTGAAATCGCCGCCGGCGATGTCGCAGCTGACGCTGCCCGTCTGGCTGAGGCGCTGCGCCGTGCGCAACTCGGCTTCGCGCCGGCGGAGCGAGTCATGCGCCAGGCGCAGCTCCGTAATGTCCGTGTTCGTCTCGAGCAGCGCCGCAGCCTCGCCCTCCGCCCGGCTGATCGACCACCGTGCCAGGACCACCACCTTGGCGCCGTCGCGACGCCGGCGCATGAGCTCGCCCTCCCAGCGGCCGGTGGCGCTCACCTGCTCGACGAGGCTCGAGCGCGGCGTGGCGAATTCGGTCGCGAGCAGTTCGTCGGCGTCCCGGCCGACGGCCTCGTCGGCTGGCCAGCCATAGAGATCCGCGGCGCCGTCGCTCCAGTAGGTGACGAGATTGTCGCGGCCGCGGACGAAG
Encoded here:
- a CDS encoding trifunctional serine/threonine-protein kinase/ATP-binding protein/sensor histidine kinase, with translation MHSSSHVSDVSREHVVAAPQSPYLLSNQLASRLGSKDADWLSSLAISERSTETGIDDCLARDAEGRDWRIRLADWNTPAASRLQFEAGLALTLGDTLAEPPLFIGEEDRLALVYPARTGRSLAEFAGRPMAIAAFLDRAAAVAGALARLHAASVIHGRLSPDRILIGPDGQSRFIGFAWMAAAEFGASEDRRVADADLPYAAPELIRPDASPADARSDLYALGVLLHELLTGSTPLSADDLPGWLHAHVAVEAPSARLARPDVPEIVDAILHRLLAKDPRARYQTARALEADLTRVARSVAATGEAETFELARGEFAEPARHAAHLVGRSQPLAAMGEFYAAFLASSQRRIVLVSGEPGAGKSVLVETFLNDARRGDAICASGKGVELRQGTPFAPMAELLRTALAQLMAGDESALEAARSRLAGVVGGARVLADLVPEATILPPSSQTIADVPAHLAQARSARVIAESLAALATADAPLVLFLDDLQWFDQGSLNVLRQLCEEPPRHVFLVASYRSEAEGRKAVRDILSVARNSAAFAIELKLGPLTERDTNALVAFVLKSRPEEVRPIAFVVHRETGGNPFHIGQLLQRSLDQQVLHFDADRQEWIWNEHRRREPHEIAGLMLERINALPPLQRSFLQRCASLGGRATAAFAAALSGASVEETVRAAQALVAAGLIRRSGSEFVIAHDRVLEAAYAAMSPAHRAREHLGNARLLAAGHLNPDPDRAFEIASQIERCDLGDLSAEERPAFAAILLRAARTCRSAGEARRALHFVELIRRILPAAGPGDRSPLAFETEWLQCDCLLALGRVDEALEALAEVSGLAGDAVAFADTCRLRAIAWTIKSSYPLAIEAALDGLRALDIDLETRVGPAALERNYRACLEKLDAVGIDALIALPEATDPRARSALALLSTLISSFFVEGELRFLHVLKMLELTLAHGSTPEASYGLAWFGVLGAHYFGAYESGATYSMAASRLAKRDGYEAQRTAAFIALDQVAAWTLPMRTALGHAREGARVGQAAGDLGMACYARNHIASDMLVVGDPLDRIRTELVDSIAMTREVGYRDIELILTAQINLVDALSSGDIASTVSDPELETTSVATQFWVKHYAGLQSFFVGSLEAAMADLERAESMAWAAPAHIDTANNCFFLALAEARLTPPDTGEGRRMAEARERFAAWSRLNPETFSAKHLMLEAEAARLAGRASEAIALYGRAAKAAAQAKFVQDEALAQELAAGFYRAAELGAPAEGCLAAAMRHYRLWGAHAKAAALGGDIGSSAGRDPVHLAPERLQNELDLSVMTAASQALAEEIGLEQVVRSLMKSMVVHAGAQFGLLVLLRQGEAVIEAVARVRVKEVEIELQPKARPEELMPASVLKTVLRTARPVTLADAAVEASQRGLSMGGRAIRSLACIPLVKRGELIGVLYLENALSADVFTPRRMAMLEVLAPQAAISLDAARLYGDLMDENLRRAQAEFELREARSDLARANQMTAMGSLATSIAHEINQPLASLVAQADAGLRWLNRKEPDLGEVANSLGSIREAGRRAADIIAALRSLVKQEPARLGLVVIDDVLHEVLKIAAADIAASGTELRLELGGDRRPIMANETQLQQVFFNIITNAIQAMAGRDQSERRLRIGSRATDDAIEVTIEDAGCGMSEETMARIFRPFFTTKASGMGVGLAICRSIVELHGGSLEARSVEGTGSTFVVRIPIARD
- a CDS encoding helix-turn-helix domain-containing protein, which produces MAGLHEFGRRKFPRGEVVLSSARRNWTGMAAEIRNHPAGEIPPPVPQQMEITLALTGSRVGTVERRGGGEFQATIARPGTLWLCPIGLVEDSIRITDDLSHILHIYIGRDVFEDISQSTSRPVSPESVAYRADLDDAFLRQMAYRIGAELEEETSVGRFLVDGLARAMAAHLVANHIGELPKDSAASSIEHAKLRRVIDYINDNLGEDISVAELSDIACLSHHHFARAFRSAIGVPPHRFISSLRLQRAQDLLANTRASLAEVAFACRFSSQSTFTRAFRKHVGVSPGEYRRKAGT